AGTTTTGTGCGTTCTTTTTCTTCTTCCGAATCCCTTTCTCTTATAACTACATTATTTTCGGGATGGGGCATGAGGCCAAGCACATTTCCCTTAGTATTGCATATGCCGGCTATATCTGCAAGTGACCCGTTAGGATTAAAAGGGTACTCTCCGTTTGCAGGAACTCCATTATCGGCCTCTTTTCCTCCGTAAAGGAGGGCAATCTGTCCTTTTTCAAACAAGTTATCAAGTGTTTTTTGAGAGTCGGTCAAAAAACGTCCTTCACCGTGGGCTATGGGGCAGTGTATATTGCCTCTTAGATCCTTTGTCCAAATACAGTTTGATTTTTGGGGAATCATAGTTGTAAAGCGGCACTCAAATCTGCCTTGTTTATTATAAGTTAGGGTAGCCTGTCTATTTTTATAGCCGTCCTTATTTAAAATTACCTTTCCGTCTTTTTCTTTTCCGGGGAGGATGCCTGATTTTACCAAAACCTGAAAGCCGTTACAAATACCTATGACCGGCTTACCTGCCGATACGAATTCGCTTACCTCGTCAAAAAAGTAATTGCTTAAATCGAGGGCAAAGAGTTTTCCTGC
The DNA window shown above is from Treponema denticola and carries:
- the purQ gene encoding phosphoribosylformylglycinamidine synthase I; the encoded protein is MIKPRALVLHATGTNRDGDAARALELAGAEPEIVHINKLKSKEKNWKDYAILVIPGGFSYADALGAGKLFALDLSNYFFDEVSEFVSAGKPVIGICNGFQVLVKSGILPGKEKDGKVILNKDGYKNRQATLTYNKQGRFECRFTTMIPQKSNCIWTKDLRGNIHCPIAHGEGRFLTDSQKTLDNLFEKGQIALLYGGKEADNGVPANGEYPFNPNGSLADIAGICNTKGNVLGLMPHPENNVVIRERDSEEEKERTKLCLDMWKAGVNYVL